In a genomic window of Campylobacter concisus ATCC 51562:
- a CDS encoding FecCD family ABC transporter permease, whose amino-acid sequence MQGSTKLAILLIMLIFLLSFISLSIGGSDISMSEILNFIFNNKIDEMKETILFDIRLPRLVMALLIGMLLASSGVVTQSVFLNPLADPYIIGIAASATFGAVVAYLLGLSEIYYGIFAFLSSSLLTLAIFGVYNRSRSIATLLIIGIAFSSFLGAFTSFATYLIGEDSFKIVAWMMGYLGSASWQKVGIIAVPLIFCMIYFYLKRFELTILLSGEDEAKSLGIDVDALKKRLLVIASLTVAFSVAFTGMIGFVGLIIPHSFRMLLNTSNNAILLPLSTLGGGAFLLACDVVGKSVLSPVEVPVGVISAFFGAPFFLFLALYLKRSVH is encoded by the coding sequence ATGCAGGGTAGTACCAAGCTTGCCATTTTGCTTATTATGCTTATTTTTTTGCTCTCTTTTATCTCGCTTAGTATAGGCGGTTCTGACATAAGCATGAGTGAGATTTTAAATTTTATATTTAATAACAAAATAGACGAGATGAAAGAGACCATCTTGTTTGATATTAGACTACCAAGGCTTGTAATGGCTCTGCTTATAGGTATGCTTTTGGCTAGCTCGGGTGTTGTAACGCAAAGCGTCTTTTTAAATCCGCTTGCAGACCCATATATCATCGGCATAGCCGCATCTGCTACATTTGGAGCAGTAGTGGCATATCTTCTTGGCTTATCTGAAATTTATTATGGGATCTTTGCTTTTTTGTCTTCGAGCTTGCTTACACTTGCTATTTTTGGAGTTTACAACCGTAGTCGCTCTATTGCTACACTTCTTATAATTGGTATCGCTTTTTCATCATTTCTAGGAGCATTTACGAGTTTTGCGACATATCTTATCGGTGAGGATAGCTTTAAGATAGTGGCATGGATGATGGGTTATTTAGGTTCTGCTTCATGGCAAAAGGTCGGCATTATCGCTGTTCCACTTATCTTTTGCATGATATATTTTTATCTAAAACGCTTTGAGTTAACGATACTTTTAAGCGGGGAAGACGAGGCAAAAAGCCTTGGTATAGATGTTGATGCACTTAAAAAGCGTCTGCTTGTCATAGCTTCGCTCACGGTTGCTTTTTCAGTCGCATTTACCGGTATGATAGGCTTTGTTGGACTTATCATTCCACACTCTTTTAGAATGCTTTTAAATACTTCAAACAATGCCATTTTGTTACCACTTTCTACTCTTGGAGGAGGAGCGTTTTTACTAGCTTGTGACGTGGTGGGAAAGAGTGTTTTAAGTCCGGTTGAAGTGCCAGTTGGCGTTATTAGTGCATTTTTTGGAGCGCCATTTTTTCTATTTTTAGCACTTTATCTAAAAAGGAGTGTGCATTGA
- the rpoD gene encoding RNA polymerase sigma factor RpoD, which translates to MSAAKDSFSQIEELFAENAKGFLTYEKLVKLLDKAPTATIVKKIEQLAKTNKVQLITSAEAAKLRNLADAKKRQENAQKSDQDIDEDLDLSGESDLLEWSRSDSPVRMYLREMGQIALLTKDEEVEISKRIELGEDIIIDAFCSVPFLIDFILDYKEPLINRERRVKELFKSFEDESENEENEDSEDDIDEEDEENEENEAPKKSAKNDKRAEKVIESFKALEKAKKEWLKTANKQDKVESDDTASKMTLAFKKKILKEKLMDLGPTSKLISEIVKSMETALKSDDEFDRELKRLEYRLPMFSDELKKNHKSILKDIIKLSKEEIAARVPEATMVSTYVEIKKLFTTKEASKQGFDLEPTRLKEILEQIKRGKKISDEAKARMAKSNLRLVVSIAKRYTNRGLPFLDLIQEGNIGLMKAVDKFEYRKGYKFSTYATWWIRQAISRAIADQARTIRIPIHMIETINRINKINRKYLQEEGKEPDVSVIAKEVGLSVDKVKQVIKITKEPISLEAPIANEEDGKFGDFVEDKSSLSPIEQILKSDLREQIDDVLSQLNEREKAVISMRFGLLEDESDRTLEEIGKALNVTRERVRQIESSAIKKLKHPKVGRKLKNYIEG; encoded by the coding sequence ATGAGCGCCGCAAAAGACTCTTTTTCTCAGATAGAAGAGCTTTTCGCTGAAAATGCAAAAGGCTTTTTGACATACGAAAAATTAGTAAAATTATTAGACAAAGCTCCGACTGCTACGATAGTAAAAAAGATAGAACAACTAGCAAAAACAAACAAAGTCCAGCTCATCACATCTGCTGAGGCCGCAAAGCTTAGAAATTTAGCCGATGCTAAAAAACGCCAAGAAAATGCTCAAAAAAGTGATCAAGATATCGACGAGGATCTCGATCTTTCAGGCGAAAGTGACCTTTTAGAGTGGTCAAGATCAGATAGTCCTGTAAGGATGTATCTAAGAGAAATGGGTCAGATCGCGCTTCTTACAAAAGATGAAGAGGTAGAGATCAGCAAAAGAATCGAGCTTGGCGAAGATATCATTATCGATGCATTTTGTTCGGTGCCATTTTTGATTGACTTCATACTTGACTATAAAGAGCCACTCATCAATAGAGAGCGCCGTGTAAAAGAGCTTTTTAAGAGCTTTGAAGACGAGAGTGAAAACGAAGAGAATGAAGATAGCGAAGACGATATAGATGAAGAAGATGAAGAGAACGAAGAAAATGAAGCTCCTAAAAAATCAGCCAAAAACGATAAACGTGCTGAAAAAGTTATAGAGAGTTTCAAGGCCCTTGAAAAGGCAAAAAAAGAGTGGCTAAAGACTGCAAATAAACAAGATAAAGTAGAAAGCGATGACACGGCTTCAAAGATGACTCTTGCATTTAAAAAGAAAATTTTAAAAGAGAAGCTAATGGATCTTGGCCCAACAAGCAAGTTAATTAGCGAGATCGTAAAATCAATGGAGACAGCGCTAAAAAGCGACGATGAATTTGACAGAGAGCTAAAACGCTTGGAGTATCGCTTACCAATGTTTAGCGACGAGCTTAAAAAAAATCACAAAAGCATACTAAAGGATATCATCAAGCTAAGCAAAGAAGAGATCGCAGCTCGCGTGCCAGAAGCTACGATGGTCTCAACTTATGTCGAGATCAAAAAGCTATTTACTACAAAAGAGGCAAGCAAGCAAGGCTTTGATCTTGAGCCAACAAGGCTAAAAGAAATTTTAGAGCAGATCAAACGCGGAAAGAAAATTTCTGACGAGGCAAAAGCTAGAATGGCTAAGTCAAACCTCCGTCTAGTTGTAAGTATCGCTAAACGCTATACAAACAGGGGCTTGCCATTTTTAGATCTCATCCAAGAGGGCAACATCGGCCTTATGAAGGCGGTTGATAAATTTGAATACAGAAAAGGTTATAAATTTTCAACCTACGCCACATGGTGGATCCGCCAGGCTATTTCGCGTGCGATCGCCGATCAGGCAAGGACGATTAGGATACCTATCCATATGATAGAGACGATAAATCGTATCAACAAAATAAACCGCAAATACCTCCAAGAAGAGGGAAAAGAGCCTGATGTAAGCGTTATCGCAAAAGAGGTTGGGCTAAGTGTTGATAAGGTAAAACAAGTCATCAAGATCACAAAAGAGCCGATCAGTCTTGAAGCTCCTATCGCAAACGAAGAGGACGGAAAATTTGGAGATTTTGTAGAGGATAAAAGCTCACTTTCTCCAATTGAGCAAATTTTAAAAAGTGACCTCAGAGAGCAGATAGATGATGTGCTTTCACAGCTAAATGAGCGGGAAAAAGCGGTTATTTCGATGAGATTTGGTCTGCTTGAAGATGAGAGCGACCGTACACTTGAAGAGATCGGTAAGGCACTAAATGTCACTCGTGAGCGTGTCCGCCAAATAGAAAGCTCAGCTATCAAAAAACTAAAACACCCAAAAGTTGGTAGAAAACTCAAAAACTACATCGAGGGCTAA
- a CDS encoding flagellin gives MKLGTYTTNQASGNYYLDQAKNSEKKALNAISANSEIKASGANLQIAESLLSQTNVLNKGLANANDMIGMLQIADSTLLNLSKSTDRIGELSSKLTNPTLSANEQKGIKSEINALRNAMNDSVKEAKFNGKNVFDAELGFFTGESTKNINLGTNALLNVKDDGSNTGEILKNINSLRSEIGSTQNAVFRGINALAARSVANANSVENLDSSDIAKSLEENLQANLKLHAASLAKAHDTTSLAAKLDKLLAE, from the coding sequence ATGAAGTTAGGAACTTATACTACAAACCAGGCTTCAGGAAACTATTATTTAGATCAGGCAAAAAATAGCGAGAAGAAAGCGCTAAATGCTATCTCTGCAAACAGCGAGATCAAAGCATCAGGTGCAAATTTGCAAATCGCAGAGAGTTTGCTTTCGCAAACAAATGTCTTGAACAAAGGTTTGGCAAATGCAAACGATATGATCGGTATGCTTCAAATCGCTGACTCAACGCTTTTAAATTTGAGTAAAAGTACAGATAGAATAGGCGAGCTTTCAAGTAAGCTTACAAATCCTACTCTCTCAGCAAATGAACAAAAAGGCATAAAGAGCGAAATCAACGCACTAAGAAATGCTATGAATGATAGTGTAAAAGAGGCTAAATTTAATGGCAAAAATGTATTTGATGCTGAGCTTGGATTTTTTACAGGCGAGAGTACAAAAAATATAAATTTAGGCACAAACGCTCTTTTAAATGTAAAAGATGACGGCTCAAATACAGGCGAAATTTTAAAAAATATAAATTCACTTCGCTCAGAGATCGGATCAACACAAAATGCTGTATTTAGAGGTATAAATGCTCTAGCCGCAAGAAGTGTGGCGAATGCTAATAGTGTAGAGAACCTTGATAGTAGCGACATCGCAAAGAGCTTGGAAGAAAATTTACAAGCAAATTTAAAACTTCATGCTGCGAGCTTAGCTAAAGCTCATGATACTACGAGCTTGGCCGCAAAACTAGATAAACTTCTAGCTGAATAA
- the hisD gene encoding histidinol dehydrogenase: MKFFHSSDADFESKFLQLVKRSDNDMSAVMPVVAGIIDEIRKDGDSALFAQISKFDKFNVTSKNDIIIDVKEMEAAYNSLDNALRVALNLAHDRIKSYHERTKPSDWTYKDEHDILLGAKYTAVDRAGLYIPGGKAAYPSSLLMNAIPAIVAGVKEIVVCTPAPNGKVNTLLLAAMHLCGIKTAFKIGGASAIAAMAYGTETVPKVDVITGPGNIYVATAKKLVYGDVNIDMIAGPSEIGVIADDSADPRHIAIDMLSQAEHDEIASAFLITPVEAFARAVQRHIEDELKTLKREPIASASIRNKAAIIVAKDLKECFTLMNELAVEHLEIATNDALSYIDDVTHAGAIFFGHFTPEAMGDYIAGPNHTLPTGGSARFYSPLGVENFMKRSSIISVSKKGIMHLGKSCMQLAEAEGLTAHKKSVAVRLEE, from the coding sequence ATGAAATTTTTTCATAGTAGTGACGCTGATTTTGAGAGTAAATTTTTACAGCTTGTTAAACGAAGTGATAATGACATGAGTGCTGTAATGCCGGTGGTTGCTGGAATAATAGATGAGATAAGAAAAGATGGCGATAGTGCACTTTTTGCGCAGATAAGTAAATTTGATAAATTTAATGTCACAAGTAAAAACGACATAATAATCGACGTAAAAGAGATGGAGGCTGCCTATAATTCACTAGATAATGCTTTGAGAGTAGCTTTAAATTTAGCTCACGATAGGATAAAAAGCTATCATGAGCGCACAAAACCAAGCGACTGGACATATAAAGATGAACACGACATCTTGCTAGGCGCAAAATACACAGCGGTTGACCGCGCTGGCCTTTATATCCCAGGTGGCAAGGCGGCTTATCCTAGCTCGCTTCTTATGAACGCGATCCCAGCGATCGTAGCTGGAGTAAAAGAGATCGTAGTTTGCACCCCAGCGCCAAATGGCAAGGTAAATACCTTGCTTCTTGCGGCAATGCATCTTTGTGGCATAAAGACAGCCTTTAAAATAGGCGGCGCAAGCGCGATCGCAGCGATGGCATACGGAACCGAAACGGTGCCAAAGGTCGATGTCATCACAGGACCTGGCAATATCTACGTAGCGACTGCTAAAAAGCTAGTTTATGGCGACGTAAATATTGATATGATCGCTGGTCCAAGCGAGATAGGCGTCATCGCTGATGATAGTGCCGATCCTCGCCACATAGCTATCGATATGCTCTCTCAAGCTGAGCACGACGAGATCGCAAGTGCCTTTTTGATAACGCCAGTGGAAGCTTTCGCAAGGGCTGTGCAAAGACACATTGAAGATGAGCTAAAGACACTAAAACGTGAGCCAATCGCAAGTGCAAGCATAAGAAATAAAGCTGCAATAATAGTGGCAAAAGATTTAAAAGAGTGTTTTACTCTCATGAATGAGCTTGCTGTTGAGCACCTAGAGATTGCTACAAACGATGCTTTAAGTTATATAGATGATGTGACTCACGCGGGTGCTATATTTTTTGGACATTTTACACCTGAAGCGATGGGAGATTATATCGCTGGACCAAATCACACATTGCCAACTGGTGGAAGCGCGAGATTTTACTCGCCACTTGGAGTTGAAAATTTCATGAAGCGAAGTTCGATCATTTCAGTAAGTAAAAAAGGTATCATGCATCTTGGCAAATCGTGCATGCAGCTAGCTGAAGCTGAAGGACTAACCGCTCATAAAAAATCAGTTGCGGTGAGACTAGAAGAGTAA
- a CDS encoding HugZ family heme oxygenase, translated as MKQRALNHMNKDHLDIVIEFCKKFSGVAEPTNVKMTDINEDGMEITCDQAKTFVPFLSKAGGDGFRESIIELYMSIKGDTNSSSVQGGMMKFINSFKTVVISSVLDGQAVSSYSPFIKENDEFYICISSVADHYHSIKQNPDKISLLFIQDEKDAKSLFARVRVSFEAKAEFMSDSARDEFISKFESAFANESALAFIKEMKDFYIVKLTPTKGRYVKGFGAAYDTVGLQVVDSGRVNNPHTKK; from the coding sequence TTGAAACAAAGAGCATTAAACCACATGAATAAGGATCATTTGGATATAGTGATCGAGTTTTGTAAGAAATTTAGCGGCGTAGCTGAGCCTACAAATGTCAAAATGACTGATATAAACGAAGATGGCATGGAAATAACATGTGATCAGGCAAAAACATTTGTACCATTTTTAAGCAAAGCAGGCGGAGATGGTTTTAGAGAGTCGATCATCGAGCTTTATATGAGCATCAAGGGCGATACAAACAGCTCTAGTGTGCAAGGCGGAATGATGAAATTTATAAATAGCTTTAAGACTGTTGTGATCTCAAGCGTTCTTGACGGACAAGCGGTTTCGTCGTATTCACCTTTCATAAAAGAAAACGATGAGTTTTATATCTGCATATCATCAGTAGCAGATCACTACCACTCAATAAAACAAAACCCGGATAAAATTTCACTCCTTTTTATTCAGGATGAAAAAGACGCAAAAAGTCTATTTGCTCGTGTAAGAGTAAGCTTTGAAGCTAAAGCTGAGTTTATGAGCGACAGTGCAAGAGATGAATTTATATCAAAATTTGAGAGTGCCTTTGCAAATGAATCAGCACTTGCATTTATTAAAGAGATGAAAGACTTCTATATAGTAAAACTTACCCCAACAAAAGGTAGATATGTAAAAGGCTTTGGCGCAGCATATGACACAGTAGGACTCCAAGTTGTCGATAGTGGTAGAGTAAACAACCCTCACACTAAAAAATAG
- a CDS encoding radical SAM protein, with the protein MFNKRIKGHSVAPSKRPDMVSEDELWEFLESAPDENEGVIYIHVPFCDNICSFCSMNRTKLEDELDEYTKFLLSEIEKYSATNYLKSKKIGSVYFGGGTPTILKERHLEQVINALKGSFNILPECEFSLESTLHNLNISKLRLLNKLGVNRYSIGVQTFSEAGRKLLNRTHSSDGAVKHLRDLREKFSGMLCADIIYNYPNESIDEVVRDAKLVRELGIDSASFYSLQFLDGSVLSKTISEDYYDVEVDKSLHHAFLDEILSQGDYEILEYTKVAKKGRDQYKYIRLSHVGADVLPLGKGAGGRLGEFGIYNMSQKMKVMGRMTARQMEFDRFVNLFQYPQISLERVFKFVSQTCANELMDLFKKCEESGYLKIENDSLNFTKDGVFWGNSIANAVMEISKKEFL; encoded by the coding sequence ATGTTTAACAAACGTATAAAAGGACATAGCGTAGCTCCTTCAAAAAGACCTGATATGGTGAGTGAAGATGAGCTATGGGAATTTTTAGAGAGTGCACCAGATGAAAATGAAGGAGTGATCTATATTCATGTGCCGTTTTGTGATAACATTTGCTCGTTTTGCTCGATGAATAGGACAAAGCTCGAAGATGAGCTTGATGAGTATACAAAATTTCTACTAAGCGAGATAGAAAAATACTCCGCCACGAACTACTTAAAAAGCAAGAAAATAGGTAGTGTATATTTTGGTGGCGGCACCCCAACGATATTAAAAGAGAGACACTTAGAGCAGGTGATAAACGCACTTAAGGGTAGTTTTAATATCCTGCCCGAGTGTGAATTTAGCCTAGAAAGTACGCTTCATAACCTAAATATAAGCAAGCTTCGCCTTTTAAACAAGCTTGGCGTAAATCGATACAGTATCGGCGTGCAAACATTTAGTGAGGCTGGCAGAAAGCTGCTAAATCGCACACATAGTTCAGATGGAGCCGTAAAACATCTACGTGATCTGCGTGAGAAATTTAGTGGAATGCTTTGTGCTGATATTATATATAACTATCCTAATGAAAGCATCGATGAGGTAGTAAGAGATGCTAAGCTAGTGCGTGAGCTTGGCATTGATAGTGCGAGTTTTTATTCGCTTCAGTTTTTAGATGGCTCAGTGCTTAGCAAGACCATAAGCGAGGATTACTATGACGTGGAAGTGGATAAGAGCTTGCACCACGCATTTTTAGACGAAATTTTAAGTCAAGGCGACTATGAAATTTTAGAGTATACAAAGGTGGCCAAAAAGGGTAGGGACCAATATAAATATATAAGACTATCTCACGTGGGTGCTGATGTCTTGCCTCTTGGAAAAGGAGCTGGCGGCAGGCTAGGGGAGTTTGGCATCTATAATATGAGTCAAAAGATGAAAGTTATGGGTCGCATGACTGCTAGGCAGATGGAGTTTGATAGATTTGTAAATCTTTTTCAGTATCCACAAATAAGCCTTGAGCGTGTTTTTAAATTTGTGAGCCAGACGTGTGCTAATGAGCTTATGGATCTTTTTAAAAAATGTGAGGAAAGTGGATATCTAAAAATCGAAAACGACTCTTTAAATTTTACAAAAGATGGCGTATTTTGGGGAAATTCTATCGCAAATGCAGTGATGGAAATTTCTAAGAAGGAGTTTTTATGA
- a CDS encoding ABC transporter ATP-binding protein produces the protein MSVEVSNLSFSYAQTSVLKNISFTAKSGKFIGLLGSNGCGKSTLLKCILNLLSPSAGSVKILEKDVQSYNTKELARTTSFVPQKSALTMPLSVFELVLMGRYAHLKSSFSGYSSHDIALVDEALQTFGLAKFKDRVANSLSGGEFARALLARAIVSEPKVLLLDEPTSALDLSHAIEVLKLCSHLTRELNLVTIAVLHDLNLASLICDEILMLKDGVIAHKGSVRELYNPEILDEIYGLKADIIYKNDMPFVLPK, from the coding sequence TTGAGCGTAGAAGTGTCAAACTTAAGCTTTTCATATGCGCAAACAAGTGTGCTAAAAAATATAAGCTTTACTGCCAAAAGTGGAAAATTTATAGGTCTTTTGGGATCTAATGGATGTGGCAAATCAACACTTTTAAAATGTATCTTAAATTTGCTTTCTCCAAGCGCTGGAAGTGTCAAAATTTTAGAAAAAGATGTACAAAGCTACAACACAAAGGAGCTTGCAAGAACGACTAGTTTTGTACCTCAAAAAAGTGCACTTACGATGCCATTAAGTGTTTTTGAGCTTGTTTTGATGGGTAGATATGCTCATCTAAAAAGCTCTTTTAGTGGTTATAGCTCTCACGATATTGCTCTAGTTGATGAGGCTTTGCAGACTTTTGGACTGGCTAAATTTAAAGACCGAGTGGCAAACTCACTAAGTGGTGGCGAATTTGCTAGAGCTTTGCTTGCTCGTGCAATAGTTAGCGAGCCTAAAGTTTTACTGCTTGATGAACCTACATCAGCCCTTGATCTAAGCCACGCTATAGAGGTATTAAAGCTTTGCTCGCATCTTACTCGTGAGCTAAATTTAGTCACCATAGCGGTGCTTCATGATCTAAATTTAGCCTCACTGATATGCGATGAAATTTTAATGCTAAAAGATGGTGTGATAGCTCATAAAGGGAGTGTTAGAGAGCTTTATAATCCAGAAATTTTAGATGAAATTTACGGCCTTAAGGCAGATATCATATATAAAAATGATATGCCATTTGTTTTACCAAAATGA
- a CDS encoding ABC transporter substrate-binding protein encodes MKKLFLVFAFLLGFGGVSLSAKNIVVLDPAVVEMMYMLEAEDQIVAISTLEFGKIWPEDKTEKLKSVGTYTKPNLERIVELKPDLVVTSFHSDGVNADLAKFGINTLTMQANSVDDICKNIEKMGDITGKKERAGELAAKIKQDFLKFQNSNLSGKKILGVYAATPLVAFNDASLPGDMFTKFGMKNVAGGLAGAMPIVQNEFILAQNPDFIIVVGMKDGSDFLSQNPVLKATSAAKNSKILNVPSNLVLRGTPRINEAANELFNMLNK; translated from the coding sequence ATGAAAAAATTATTTTTAGTTTTTGCGTTTTTGCTCGGTTTTGGCGGTGTTAGCCTAAGTGCTAAAAATATCGTTGTGCTCGATCCTGCAGTGGTTGAGATGATGTATATGTTGGAGGCTGAAGATCAGATCGTAGCTATTTCTACTCTTGAGTTTGGCAAGATTTGGCCTGAGGATAAGACTGAAAAGCTAAAGAGCGTTGGCACTTATACAAAGCCAAATTTAGAGCGTATAGTCGAGCTAAAGCCTGATCTTGTAGTTACTAGCTTTCACTCTGATGGTGTAAATGCCGACCTTGCTAAATTTGGTATAAATACACTTACAATGCAGGCAAATAGTGTAGATGATATTTGTAAAAATATAGAAAAAATGGGCGATATCACAGGCAAAAAAGAGCGTGCTGGCGAGCTTGCGGCTAAGATAAAGCAGGACTTTTTAAAATTTCAAAACTCAAATTTAAGCGGTAAGAAAATTTTAGGCGTTTATGCAGCTACCCCACTAGTTGCTTTTAACGATGCTAGCTTACCTGGGGATATGTTTACTAAATTTGGTATGAAAAACGTAGCAGGTGGGCTGGCTGGAGCGATGCCTATTGTCCAAAATGAGTTTATCCTAGCGCAAAATCCAGACTTCATAATAGTTGTAGGTATGAAAGATGGCAGTGATTTTTTATCGCAGAATCCAGTACTAAAAGCAACTAGTGCAGCCAAGAACTCTAAAATTTTAAACGTCCCATCAAATCTTGTCTTGCGCGGTACGCCTCGCATAAATGAGGCCGCAAATGAGCTATTTAACATGCTTAATAAGTGA
- a CDS encoding flavodoxin family protein, producing the protein MKSIVIYTSKSGNTKKIAEAIAGELSCEAINFANAGKINLSEFDFIALGYYIDQGSPEKEFKKFISQSVKNKKVGFFITLGADVPSAHATQAIDQGKELFVQNGNEILRTFICQGAIAPEVIEQLKKLGKAMPDDPRFALTPERLERWERAKTHPDEADVEAAKKAFRGVKI; encoded by the coding sequence ATGAAAAGTATTGTGATATATACATCAAAAAGTGGAAATACAAAAAAGATAGCAGAGGCTATTGCTGGTGAGCTTAGCTGTGAGGCGATAAATTTTGCCAATGCGGGCAAGATAAATTTGAGCGAGTTTGACTTTATCGCGCTTGGATACTATATAGATCAGGGCTCACCGGAGAAGGAATTTAAAAAATTTATCTCTCAAAGTGTAAAAAATAAAAAAGTAGGCTTTTTTATAACCCTTGGTGCTGATGTGCCAAGTGCGCATGCCACGCAGGCGATAGATCAAGGTAAAGAGCTATTTGTGCAAAATGGCAATGAAATTTTGCGCACGTTTATATGTCAAGGTGCGATTGCTCCTGAAGTAATAGAGCAACTAAAAAAACTTGGTAAAGCTATGCCTGATGATCCGAGATTTGCTCTAACGCCTGAGCGACTAGAGCGATGGGAGCGAGCCAAAACGCACCCAGATGAGGCTGATGTAGAGGCCGCAAAGAAAGCGTTTAGAGGAGTTAAAATTTAA